A genome region from Solirubrobacter pauli includes the following:
- the def gene encoding peptide deformylase, protein MPSAPTPVPLTLLRTSVRALRLPGHALRRPAAPVDFDTTSRELRVRLAGGLAGALFRGPVGAGLAAPMAGLGLRIVVTAIDDQVAALFNPVIEETSGEQETGPEGNLCLPDVRADVRRPRSVTVRWQTLNGDERTQTFHDWHARVLQHEIEILDGTLFLDHEGAQPVGRTVLADARAEQALASLYAEEPPAARRIEPVAIATFDPEAWALAPIVVRGAAHPVGPDLHPNLVRALAAGLLREQYEQGGVGLAAPQVGLGIRMAAVDDRVNPPLLLRDPEIIDRSDETSTMAEGCLSLPGWRAEVERPSAVKVRNHSLDGEPVDLELDGYLARIAQHEIDHLDGVLFTDRAAPDAALTPVSGPAAADEALASILADAGGPPPPSRGKAGKRRR, encoded by the coding sequence GTGCCCTCCGCCCCGACGCCGGTTCCGCTCACGCTGCTGCGCACCAGCGTGCGCGCACTCCGCCTCCCCGGCCACGCGCTGCGCAGGCCCGCCGCGCCGGTCGACTTCGACACGACCTCGCGCGAGCTGCGGGTCCGCCTCGCCGGCGGGCTGGCCGGCGCGTTGTTCCGCGGCCCGGTCGGCGCGGGCCTCGCGGCGCCGATGGCCGGGCTCGGATTGCGGATCGTCGTCACCGCGATCGACGACCAGGTCGCCGCGCTGTTCAACCCCGTGATCGAGGAGACGTCGGGCGAGCAGGAGACGGGGCCGGAGGGGAACCTGTGCCTTCCGGACGTCCGTGCCGACGTCCGCCGGCCACGGTCGGTCACCGTGCGCTGGCAGACGCTCAACGGCGACGAGCGGACGCAGACGTTCCACGACTGGCACGCGCGCGTGCTCCAGCACGAGATCGAGATCCTCGACGGCACGCTCTTCCTCGACCATGAGGGCGCCCAGCCGGTCGGCCGGACCGTTCTCGCGGACGCGCGCGCGGAGCAGGCGCTGGCCTCGCTGTACGCCGAGGAGCCGCCCGCGGCGCGCCGGATCGAGCCCGTCGCGATCGCGACCTTCGATCCGGAGGCCTGGGCGCTGGCCCCGATCGTCGTCCGCGGCGCCGCGCACCCGGTCGGCCCGGACCTGCACCCGAACCTCGTCCGCGCCCTCGCGGCCGGGCTGCTGCGCGAGCAGTACGAGCAGGGCGGGGTCGGCCTCGCCGCGCCGCAGGTCGGGCTCGGCATCCGCATGGCGGCGGTCGACGACCGCGTCAACCCGCCGTTGCTGCTGCGCGACCCGGAGATCATCGACCGCTCCGACGAGACGTCGACGATGGCCGAGGGCTGCCTCAGCCTGCCGGGCTGGCGGGCCGAGGTCGAGCGCCCCAGCGCCGTCAAGGTCCGCAACCACTCGCTCGACGGCGAACCCGTCGACCTGGAGCTCGACGGCTACCTCGCCCGGATCGCGCAGCACGAGATCGACCACCTGGACGGCGTGCTGTTCACCGACCGCGCCGCCCCCGACGCCGCGCTGACGCCCGTCTCGGGCCCCGCGGCCGCCGACGAGGCGCTCGCGTCGATCCTCGCCGACGCCGGCGGACCGCCACCGCCGAGCCGCGGCAAAGCCGGCAAGCGCCGCCGCTGA
- a CDS encoding S1C family serine protease, translated as MTRRSPASLLLLLCVAVIGGLVGAGVVALTDSDADSDDPPAGARVEDAPEAGGAAERVYDRAGDSVVFVTAQVTQDTTSPFGTEQSSGEATGTGFVIDRAGTIVTNAHVIEQADDVTVKVGEGSPVAARVVGSDASTDIALLRIADRAAEPLTLADSDEVDVGEAAFAIGNPYGLDRTLTAGVVSALQRQITAPNGFSISGVIQTDAAINPGNSGGPLLDADARVVGITSQIITGDSSGSGGNVGIGFAVPSNTVKGVVAQLEEDGTAEHAYLGAQTTDAGDDDGALVAEVTDGGPAARAGLRAGDLLTELDGRDTGSAAELTAAVDAHAPGDRVRVEYERGGREQTATVTLGTQPESATTTDAGGVP; from the coding sequence ATGACCCGCCGCTCGCCCGCAAGCCTGCTGCTCCTGCTGTGCGTCGCCGTGATCGGCGGCCTGGTCGGCGCGGGCGTCGTCGCGCTCACCGACTCCGACGCGGATTCCGACGACCCGCCGGCCGGCGCCCGCGTGGAGGACGCCCCCGAGGCCGGCGGCGCGGCCGAGCGCGTCTACGACCGGGCCGGTGACTCCGTGGTGTTCGTGACCGCGCAGGTCACCCAGGACACGACGAGCCCGTTCGGCACCGAGCAGTCCAGCGGTGAGGCGACCGGGACCGGGTTCGTCATCGACCGGGCCGGGACGATCGTCACCAACGCCCACGTGATCGAGCAGGCCGACGACGTGACGGTCAAGGTCGGCGAGGGCTCCCCGGTGGCGGCGCGCGTCGTCGGGAGCGACGCGTCGACCGACATCGCGCTGCTGCGGATCGCCGACCGCGCGGCCGAGCCGCTCACGCTCGCTGACTCCGACGAGGTCGACGTCGGCGAGGCCGCGTTCGCCATCGGCAACCCCTACGGGCTCGACCGCACGCTCACCGCCGGGGTCGTCTCGGCGCTGCAGCGCCAGATCACCGCCCCCAACGGGTTCTCGATCAGCGGCGTCATCCAGACGGACGCGGCGATCAACCCCGGCAACTCGGGCGGCCCACTGCTCGACGCCGACGCCCGCGTGGTGGGGATCACCTCGCAGATCATCACCGGCGACAGCTCCGGCTCCGGCGGCAACGTGGGGATCGGCTTCGCGGTGCCCTCGAACACGGTCAAGGGCGTGGTCGCGCAGCTGGAGGAGGACGGCACGGCCGAGCACGCCTACCTGGGCGCCCAGACGACGGACGCCGGCGACGACGACGGCGCGCTGGTCGCCGAGGTGACGGACGGCGGCCCGGCGGCGCGTGCGGGGCTGCGCGCCGGCGACCTCCTGACCGAGCTCGACGGGCGGGACACCGGCAGCGCGGCAGAGCTGACCGCTGCGGTCGACGCCCACGCCCCGGGGGACCGGGTGCGGGTCGAGTACGAGCGCGGCGGCCGCGAGCAGACCGCCACGGTGACGCTCGGGACCCAGCCCGAGTCCGCGACGACCACCGACGCGGGCGGCGTGCCCTGA
- a CDS encoding serine hydrolase domain-containing protein: protein MTFEDIWRVPDAAHSDGRFPGYVGAVRVRGHVEIHAAGRTAVEDDSAPMGASTQFRIASITKPMGGALLLSLVEDGLIGLDDEVAQWAPELASPRVLRDPDGPLEDTVAAVRRVTVRHLMTLTSGWGVGLKPNPLQRAMIERGVFPSAMGHDCTGDEFLERVGSLPLVFQPGEGWRYETSFNLLGLVLERALGRSVGELLAERVLGPLGMADTAFVGDPARLAAAYTPKRAGLELTDPPDGRYARPPGFEHLSGGLVSTAGDVLRFYSAIADGELLGDASRAALTSNALTPQQRASAPEVFLAPGSTWGLGTGVVEATGAWGWSGGSGTTAAVDPRLDTVAVLLTQRAMAGPDDSPQPFHDAVASAAALV from the coding sequence ATGACCTTCGAAGACATCTGGCGGGTACCCGACGCGGCCCACTCCGACGGGCGGTTCCCGGGCTACGTCGGCGCGGTGCGGGTGCGCGGGCACGTCGAGATCCACGCGGCGGGGCGCACGGCCGTCGAGGACGACAGCGCGCCGATGGGCGCCTCGACGCAGTTCCGGATCGCGTCGATCACCAAGCCGATGGGCGGCGCGCTGCTGTTGAGCCTCGTCGAGGACGGCCTGATCGGGCTCGACGACGAGGTCGCGCAGTGGGCGCCGGAGCTCGCCTCGCCGCGCGTGCTGCGAGATCCCGACGGGCCGCTGGAGGACACGGTCGCCGCCGTGCGCCGGGTCACCGTCCGCCACCTGATGACCCTGACGTCGGGCTGGGGCGTGGGGTTGAAGCCGAACCCGCTGCAGCGGGCGATGATCGAGCGTGGCGTGTTCCCGAGCGCGATGGGGCACGACTGCACCGGCGACGAGTTCCTGGAGCGGGTGGGCTCGCTGCCGCTCGTGTTCCAGCCGGGCGAGGGGTGGCGGTACGAGACGAGCTTCAACCTGCTCGGCCTGGTGCTCGAGCGGGCGCTGGGCCGGTCGGTGGGCGAGCTGCTGGCGGAGCGCGTGCTCGGCCCGCTCGGCATGGCCGACACGGCGTTCGTCGGCGACCCCGCCCGGCTCGCGGCGGCCTACACGCCCAAGCGGGCCGGGTTGGAGCTGACCGATCCGCCGGACGGGCGGTATGCGCGTCCTCCCGGCTTCGAGCACCTCAGCGGTGGGCTCGTGTCCACGGCGGGCGACGTGCTGCGCTTCTACAGCGCGATCGCCGATGGCGAGCTCCTGGGCGACGCGTCACGCGCGGCGTTGACGAGCAATGCGCTGACCCCGCAGCAGCGGGCCTCCGCGCCGGAGGTCTTCCTCGCCCCGGGGTCGACGTGGGGCCTCGGCACCGGCGTCGTCGAGGCGACGGGTGCCTGGGGCTGGAGCGGCGGGTCGGGCACGACGGCCGCGGTCGACCCGCGGCTGGACACCGTCGCCGTGCTGCTCACGCAGCGCGCGATGGCCGGGCCGGACGACAGCCCGCAGCCGTTCCACGACGCGGTGGCTTCAGCGGCCGCTCTCGTGTGA
- a CDS encoding alkaline phosphatase D family protein — MSKEGLSRRRFLTVAGTATGAVVVSQMPFAKARTAPARFTGYPFTLGVASGDPTPDGAVLWTRLAPAPLAGNGGMPDRDIAVEWEVAKDEAFTNVVARGEEIATYADAHSVHAEPRGLEPGYEYFYRFRANGEISPVGRTKTAPAGAASALAFAFASCQQYEHGYFTAYKHMAQDDLDLVIHLGDYIYEYDSNSYTATGGNVRANSNHEIVNLADYRERHAQYKTDPDLQAAHAAFPWLVTFDDHEIDNNWAGDVPEEGMPKDFFLRRRAAAYRAYWEHMPLRKAQRPTPDGIQIYKRCAYGNLATFHVMDTRQFRSDQACGDGSKAGCDDRNNPARTLTGAQQEQWLYDGLQGSPAKWQILAQQVFMAQRDSAAGAGETFSMDAWDGYTVSRDKLLDFIDTRKIANPLVITGDVHQNWANNLLRDFRDADSKILGSELVGTSISTTGDGSDSQNTGAFTENPWIKYNSQRRGYVRVSLDQQVARADFRTLQYVKRPGAPITNHRSFVVEAGNPGLKDA, encoded by the coding sequence ATGTCTAAAGAGGGGCTGTCGCGTCGGCGCTTCCTGACGGTCGCCGGCACGGCGACCGGCGCCGTCGTGGTGTCGCAGATGCCGTTCGCGAAGGCGCGCACCGCGCCGGCGCGCTTCACGGGGTACCCGTTCACGCTGGGGGTCGCGTCGGGCGATCCGACGCCGGACGGCGCAGTGCTGTGGACCCGGCTCGCGCCCGCGCCGCTCGCGGGCAATGGCGGGATGCCCGACCGTGACATCGCGGTCGAGTGGGAGGTCGCCAAGGACGAGGCGTTCACGAACGTCGTCGCCCGCGGCGAGGAGATCGCCACGTACGCCGACGCGCACTCGGTGCACGCCGAGCCGCGCGGGCTGGAGCCCGGCTACGAGTACTTCTACCGCTTCCGCGCCAACGGGGAGATCAGCCCCGTCGGCCGGACCAAGACGGCGCCCGCGGGCGCGGCGAGCGCCCTGGCGTTCGCGTTCGCGTCCTGCCAGCAGTACGAGCACGGCTACTTCACGGCCTACAAGCACATGGCCCAGGACGACCTGGATCTCGTGATCCACCTGGGCGACTACATCTACGAGTACGACTCGAACTCGTACACCGCGACCGGCGGCAACGTGCGGGCGAACTCCAACCACGAGATCGTCAACCTCGCCGACTACCGCGAGCGCCACGCGCAGTACAAGACCGATCCGGACCTGCAGGCCGCCCACGCCGCGTTCCCGTGGCTCGTCACCTTCGACGACCACGAGATCGACAACAACTGGGCCGGCGACGTGCCCGAGGAGGGCATGCCGAAGGACTTCTTCCTGCGCCGCCGCGCGGCCGCCTACCGCGCCTACTGGGAGCACATGCCGCTGCGCAAGGCCCAGAGGCCGACGCCGGACGGCATCCAGATCTACAAGCGCTGCGCCTACGGCAACCTGGCGACGTTCCACGTGATGGACACGCGCCAGTTCCGGTCGGACCAGGCGTGCGGCGACGGCTCGAAGGCCGGCTGCGACGACCGCAACAACCCGGCGCGCACGCTCACGGGCGCGCAGCAGGAGCAGTGGCTCTACGACGGCCTGCAGGGCAGCCCGGCCAAGTGGCAGATCCTCGCGCAGCAGGTCTTCATGGCCCAGCGCGACTCCGCCGCCGGGGCGGGCGAGACCTTCAGCATGGACGCGTGGGACGGCTACACGGTCTCCCGCGACAAGCTGCTCGACTTCATCGACACGCGCAAGATCGCGAACCCGCTGGTGATCACGGGCGACGTGCACCAGAACTGGGCGAACAACCTGCTGCGCGACTTCCGCGACGCGGACTCGAAGATCCTCGGGTCGGAGCTCGTCGGCACGTCGATCTCCACCACCGGCGACGGCAGCGACAGCCAGAACACGGGCGCGTTCACCGAGAACCCGTGGATCAAGTACAACAGCCAGCGCCGCGGCTACGTGCGCGTCTCGCTCGACCAGCAGGTCGCGCGCGCCGACTTCCGCACCCTGCAGTACGTCAAGCGCCCCGGCGCTCCGATCACGAACCACAGGTCGTTCGTGGTCGAAGCGGGCAACCCCGGCCTCAAGGACGCGTGA
- a CDS encoding signal peptidase I: protein MAGPTHRRAARVGVVRRERAGGFPRWLAAVVLIVAVAGGLTFLGTWPPLATVMSASMAPTINTGDVVVLQRLHAPAKVGDVVMVHVPDEARSRYGYPPVVIHRVAKVAADGAITTKGDAKKEVDPFTVPRSAVTTRVLTHIPAAGRVFSFLGSTLGLIWMAGGAVMLLVMPLLERYRDTQRTMGAERELVLDELRVQVELLPRQIERAVANAVAAIEPPAVQAAPTERPVATTEPRANTLFATPDDANATPSPRIVAAAKLAAVAATRLAPPPAPSAPDVPAPRLTPTAPAFTPSVPARYDAPPAPAAPVTPLARIAFAAPAFTPAVPTHYTAAPAPSAPMAPSSRIAFAAPAFRLALAAPTHAAPAPSVPATPPAPIAFAAPGFALAVPAQAQAAQAPAAPEAPLSRGRFSPGAFVPMVQVKPLAVPAPPTPARPTPRLGAVSAFEPSIDGLSFFAMPAPAAPAAPAPRLTAASTFTPPTVARTPLAPPPAPVARLAAASTFMPVLTTTPVTLPAPPAPPTPAPRLLAASAFPPGFTTVPAVTSAPPAPGARFSRLVPATQRT from the coding sequence ATGGCCGGGCCGACACACCGGCGCGCCGCGCGCGTCGGCGTGGTCAGGCGGGAGCGGGCCGGCGGCTTTCCTCGTTGGCTCGCCGCCGTCGTACTGATCGTCGCCGTCGCCGGCGGCCTCACGTTCCTCGGGACGTGGCCGCCGCTCGCGACGGTGATGTCGGCCTCGATGGCGCCGACGATCAACACCGGCGACGTCGTCGTGCTCCAGCGGCTCCATGCGCCCGCCAAGGTCGGCGACGTCGTCATGGTGCACGTGCCCGACGAGGCCCGCAGCCGCTACGGCTACCCACCCGTGGTGATCCACCGCGTGGCGAAGGTCGCCGCCGACGGCGCGATCACCACCAAGGGCGACGCGAAGAAGGAGGTCGACCCCTTCACCGTGCCGCGCTCGGCGGTCACCACCCGCGTCCTCACGCACATCCCCGCCGCCGGTCGCGTCTTCAGCTTCCTCGGCAGCACCCTCGGCCTGATCTGGATGGCCGGCGGTGCCGTGATGCTGCTCGTCATGCCGCTGCTGGAGCGTTACCGCGACACCCAGCGCACCATGGGCGCGGAGCGCGAGCTCGTCCTCGACGAGCTGCGCGTCCAGGTCGAGCTGCTCCCGCGCCAGATCGAACGCGCCGTGGCCAACGCGGTCGCGGCGATCGAGCCGCCCGCGGTCCAGGCGGCGCCGACCGAGCGCCCCGTCGCGACGACCGAGCCCCGCGCGAACACCCTGTTCGCCACCCCGGACGACGCGAACGCGACGCCGTCCCCGCGCATCGTCGCGGCCGCCAAGCTCGCCGCCGTCGCGGCCACCCGGCTCGCGCCGCCGCCGGCCCCGTCCGCGCCCGACGTACCCGCCCCGCGACTCACGCCCACCGCGCCCGCGTTCACGCCGTCTGTCCCGGCCCGGTACGACGCGCCGCCGGCACCGGCCGCGCCGGTGACGCCGCTCGCGCGCATCGCGTTCGCGGCGCCCGCGTTCACGCCGGCGGTCCCCACCCACTACACCGCTGCGCCGGCCCCGTCCGCCCCGATGGCGCCGTCCTCGCGCATCGCGTTCGCGGCGCCCGCGTTCAGGCTGGCCCTCGCCGCGCCGACGCACGCCGCCCCGGCGCCGTCCGTCCCGGCGACGCCGCCCGCGCCCATCGCGTTCGCCGCGCCCGGGTTCGCGCTGGCCGTGCCCGCGCAGGCGCAGGCCGCGCAGGCGCCCGCCGCCCCCGAGGCGCCGCTCTCGCGGGGTCGCTTCAGCCCCGGCGCGTTCGTGCCGATGGTGCAGGTGAAGCCCCTCGCCGTTCCCGCGCCGCCGACGCCCGCCAGGCCGACGCCGCGGCTCGGTGCCGTTTCCGCCTTCGAACCCTCCATCGACGGACTCTCCTTCTTCGCCATGCCCGCACCCGCCGCGCCCGCTGCTCCGGCCCCTCGCCTGACGGCCGCCTCGACCTTCACGCCGCCGACCGTCGCCCGCACCCCGCTGGCGCCGCCGCCGGCCCCGGTCGCCCGGCTCGCCGCCGCTTCGACGTTCATGCCCGTGCTGACGACCACGCCGGTCACGCTGCCGGCTCCGCCCGCACCCCCGACGCCCGCGCCGCGGCTGCTCGCCGCGTCCGCCTTCCCGCCCGGGTTCACGACCGTGCCGGCCGTCACGTCCGCCCCGCCCGCGCCCGGCGCGCGGTTCTCGCGGCTCGTGCCCGCCACGCAGCGGACGTAG
- a CDS encoding diguanylate cyclase, with translation MPLLQPSFRGRLRLFFAVIVIVPIIAVGVVLFQLLGGTDNFRLDSGLTKAQVGARNAYAQDRRDAMAAMTPILRDVPLATAIDGKDNEEIQRRLNELARANRARAVLTVNGVDTFATPGTDEAIAAASAEFQDTSGKTLGRVTVSTTDADAYANDIARQLEVGVRVERDGGVLASTIPRATNTRIPNERGAEVEVGGTDYRTTAFTATEPNDSQVTVRLLGEVTPPDRSTTAIFIGVLIGFLALAFVFAVIVSRTLSSEVQRLLYAAQRLGRGDFSVQVPTEGNDEFAALGREFNKMAAELERRLEELRRERGRLQDAIRRVGESFARGLDRVGVLEIVVQTAVDGVGGDCGRATMRRRADAPMEEVATTGDPGLYHRVLHAAEAAVMDAGEAAEISLGGTSALAAPLSATEGGDRVLAIVSVARGDRNFSHAERELFSYLTSQAAVSVENVDLHETVQRQAVTDELTGLFNHRRFQEVMDAEVERARRYDQEMGLIMLDIDNFKRVNDTYGHMQGDEVLRAVARVLRKEAREIDEPARYGGEEMAVALPQTDLAGAFNFAERVRKRIEELELPLLDGDGVLKVTASFGAASLVSSPQSDKEGLVAAADAALYRAKRSGKNRTVKAE, from the coding sequence ATGCCCCTGCTCCAACCATCCTTCCGCGGCCGGCTGCGCCTGTTCTTCGCGGTGATCGTGATCGTGCCGATCATCGCGGTGGGCGTCGTGCTGTTCCAGCTGCTCGGCGGCACGGACAACTTCCGGCTCGACTCGGGGCTCACCAAGGCACAGGTGGGCGCTCGGAACGCCTACGCGCAGGACCGCCGCGACGCGATGGCCGCGATGACCCCGATCCTGCGCGACGTCCCGCTCGCCACGGCGATCGACGGGAAGGACAACGAGGAGATCCAGCGGCGCCTGAACGAGCTCGCCCGCGCGAACCGAGCCCGCGCGGTGCTCACGGTCAACGGCGTCGACACCTTCGCCACACCGGGCACGGACGAGGCGATCGCGGCGGCGTCCGCGGAGTTCCAGGACACGAGCGGCAAGACGCTGGGCCGGGTCACCGTCTCGACGACCGACGCCGACGCGTACGCGAACGACATCGCCCGCCAGCTCGAGGTCGGCGTGCGCGTCGAGCGCGACGGGGGTGTGCTGGCCAGCACGATCCCGCGCGCCACCAACACGCGGATCCCGAACGAGCGGGGCGCCGAGGTGGAAGTCGGCGGCACGGACTACCGGACCACCGCGTTCACCGCGACCGAGCCCAACGACAGCCAGGTGACCGTCCGCCTGCTGGGCGAGGTCACTCCACCCGACCGGTCGACCACCGCGATCTTCATCGGCGTCCTGATCGGGTTCCTGGCGCTCGCGTTCGTCTTCGCGGTGATCGTCAGCCGCACGCTGTCCTCCGAGGTCCAGCGGCTCCTGTACGCGGCGCAGCGGCTCGGCCGGGGTGACTTCTCCGTCCAGGTCCCGACCGAGGGCAACGACGAGTTCGCCGCGCTCGGCCGGGAGTTCAACAAGATGGCGGCGGAGCTCGAGCGCCGGCTGGAGGAGCTGCGCCGCGAGCGCGGGCGCCTGCAGGACGCGATCCGTCGCGTCGGCGAGTCGTTCGCCCGCGGCCTGGACCGCGTCGGCGTGCTCGAGATCGTCGTCCAGACGGCGGTCGACGGTGTCGGCGGCGACTGCGGGCGCGCCACGATGCGCCGCCGGGCCGACGCGCCGATGGAGGAGGTCGCGACGACCGGCGATCCCGGCCTCTACCACCGCGTCCTGCACGCCGCGGAGGCCGCCGTGATGGACGCGGGCGAGGCGGCGGAGATCAGCCTGGGCGGGACGAGCGCGCTGGCCGCGCCGCTGTCCGCCACCGAGGGCGGCGACCGCGTGCTGGCGATCGTCTCGGTCGCCCGCGGCGACCGCAACTTCTCCCACGCCGAGCGCGAGCTCTTCTCATACCTCACCAGCCAGGCGGCGGTATCGGTGGAGAACGTCGACCTGCACGAGACCGTGCAGCGCCAGGCGGTCACCGACGAGCTCACCGGCCTCTTCAACCACCGGCGCTTCCAGGAGGTCATGGACGCCGAGGTCGAGCGCGCGCGGCGCTATGACCAGGAGATGGGGCTGATCATGCTCGACATCGACAACTTCAAGCGCGTCAACGACACCTACGGGCACATGCAGGGCGACGAGGTGCTGCGCGCCGTGGCCCGCGTCCTGCGCAAGGAGGCGCGCGAGATCGACGAGCCCGCCCGCTACGGCGGCGAGGAGATGGCGGTCGCGCTCCCGCAGACCGATCTCGCCGGTGCGTTCAACTTCGCCGAGCGCGTCCGCAAGCGCATCGAGGAGCTCGAGCTGCCGCTGCTCGACGGCGACGGTGTCCTGAAGGTGACAGCGTCATTCGGCGCGGCTTCCCTGGTGTCCTCGCCACAATCAGACAAGGAAGGCCTGGTGGCCGCGGCGGACGCCGCGCTGTACCGGGCAAAACGCTCGGGTAAGAATCGGACGGTCAAGGCCGAGTAG
- a CDS encoding helix-turn-helix transcriptional regulator, whose amino-acid sequence MLGDVIRRRCDELGLSQSALADQVGVHVRQIRRYERGEQQPVLGVAAKLAETLGVTLDELAGVGESPLDGDWWSARQVAVDGRALIATVPVTLRRRAPDVLAVEGRGWRGELRVWDEGTLTGWYVGAGPPGTMLFVLDADSTLARGRWVARAVDGSVTGGHAALARTREAASAAVPRPSD is encoded by the coding sequence ATGCTTGGAGACGTGATTCGGCGCCGTTGTGACGAGTTGGGGCTGTCTCAGTCCGCTTTGGCGGACCAAGTGGGCGTGCACGTGCGGCAGATCCGGCGCTACGAGCGCGGTGAGCAGCAGCCGGTGCTGGGCGTGGCGGCGAAGCTCGCCGAGACGCTCGGGGTCACGCTGGACGAGCTGGCCGGCGTGGGCGAGAGCCCGCTCGACGGCGACTGGTGGAGCGCACGGCAGGTCGCGGTGGACGGCCGGGCGTTGATCGCGACCGTCCCGGTGACGCTGCGGCGGCGGGCGCCGGACGTGCTCGCGGTGGAGGGCCGCGGCTGGCGCGGAGAGCTGCGCGTGTGGGACGAGGGCACGCTCACCGGCTGGTACGTGGGCGCGGGGCCGCCCGGGACGATGCTGTTCGTCCTGGACGCTGACAGCACACTTGCACGGGGCCGGTGGGTGGCGAGGGCGGTGGACGGCTCCGTGACGGGCGGGCATGCGGCGCTCGCTCGCACGCGCGAGGCGGCGTCCGCGGCTGTACCACGCCCGTCGGACTGA